A window of Vigna unguiculata cultivar IT97K-499-35 chromosome 4, ASM411807v1, whole genome shotgun sequence contains these coding sequences:
- the LOC114182443 gene encoding tryptophan aminotransferase-related protein 4-like: MARVHSLKYALSLTSSVALNILLVGMYMCNRGKQNWTEEAMAEAEAVSSISCSGHGKAFLDGLVLDGKPVCECNMCYGGSDCSQLLPDCMVDADSGDPTFLEPFWMKNAASSAVVVAGWHRMSYEYSDGSLISEELKAHIQKVHASVGNAVTDGKYIIFGAGATHLLNAAVHALSSNNASSSSAKVVASVPYYPVYREQTEFFNSEDYEFSEDTSMWKNDSSNSTFIELVTSPNNPDGDMKKSVLQGQFVKTIHDLAYYWPHFTPITAPADEDLMIFTLSKLTGHAGSRFGWAIIKDEAVYKRMLKYMDLSTYGVSRETQLRVLKLLKVALSGNGRAMYEFGYNTMRNRWTKLSKVLSQSKRFSTQNLKPQHCSFSQHVRTPSPAFAWLKCEASVVQDRSCYEVLKEVNITGREGSLFGADKHYVRLSLVRSKDDFDLLLRQIKKLVSVETNDEGVAKVSTGLGQSNDSTLMLRGECCGNGSLDFRMELEALNYNGLYNIVDLFSYQEIKV, translated from the exons ATGGCTAGGGTTCATAGTCTAAAGTATGCTCTATCTCTTACTTCTTCTGTTGCACTTAATATTTTGTTAGTTGGCATGTACATGTGCAACAGAGGGAAGCAAAATTGGacagaagaagccatggcagaAGCTGAAGCTGTGTCATCTATATCATGTTCTGGCCATGGAAAGGCTTTTCTTGATGGTTTAGTTCTTGATGGCAAGCCAGTTTGTGAATGCAACATGTGCTATGGAGGAAGTGACTGCTCACAACTTCTACCTGATTGCATGGTTGATGCAGATAG TGGAGATCCCACTTTTTTGGAACCCTTTTGGATGAAAAATGCAGCTAGCAGTGCAGTGGTGGTTGCAGGGTGGCATCGTATGAGCTATGAGTACAGTGATGGCTCTCTCATCTCAGAAGAGTTGAAAGCACACATTCAAAAGGTCCATGCAAGTGTTGGAAATGCCGTAACAGATggaaaatacataatatttggAGCAGGTGCCACCCATCTTCTTAATGCTGCAGTGCATGCACTTTCTTCAAACAATGCTTCATCTTCATCTGCAAAAGTGGTAGCTTCAGTCCCATATTACCCA GTTTATAGAGAGCAAACAGAATTTTTCAATTCTGAAGATTATGAATTCAGTGAAGACACATCTATGTGGAAGAATGATTCTTCAAACTCAACCTTCATTGAGTTGGTGACTTCCCCAAATAATCCAGATGGGGATATGAAGAAATCTGTTCTTCAAGGTCAATTTGTGAAGACAATTCATGACCTTGCATACTACTGGCCTCACTTCACACCTATCACAGCACCTGCAGatgaagatttgatgatattTACACTTTCTAAGTTAACTGGTCATGCTGGAAGCCGATTTGG GTGGGCAATAATAAAGGATGAAGCTGTTTACAAGCGAATGTTAAAATACATGGACTTGAGTACCTATGGTGTTTCTAGAGAGACTCAGCTAAGAGTGTTGAAGCTTTTGAAGGTAGCCCTATCTGGAAATGGAAGGGCAATGTATGAATTCGGATACAACACAATGAGGAACAGATGGACTAAGTTGAGCAAAGTCTTGTCTCAATCAAAAAGATTTTCTACTCAAAATTTGAAACCTCAACATTGTTCATTTTCCCAGCACGTAAGAACACCTTCTCCAG CTTTTGCATGGTTGAAGTGTGAAGCATCAGTTGTACAAGATCGTTCTTGTTATGAAGTTCTGAAAGAGGTAAACATTACTGGGCGAGAAGGTAGTTTATTTGGTGCTGATAAGCACTATGTGCGTCTTAGCTTGGTTAGAAGCAAAGATGACTTTGATTTATTGCTAAGGCAAATCAAAAAGCTAGTTTCTGTGGAAACTAATGATGAAGGTGTGGCCAAAGTTTCAACTGGTTTAGGGCAAAGCAATGATTCTACACTGATGTTGCGTGGTGAATGTTGTGGGAACGGATCATTGGATTTCAGAATGGAATTAGAGGCCTTGAACTACAATGGATTGTACAATATTGTTGATCTTTTTTCTTATCAAGAAATTAAggtttaa